In Bactrocera dorsalis isolate Fly_Bdor unplaced genomic scaffold, ASM2337382v1 BdCtg007, whole genome shotgun sequence, a single window of DNA contains:
- the LOC125779925 gene encoding uncharacterized protein LOC125779925, with the protein MSSINNYGYEPNSSQIIYQNLDSTDQQSLKNLIAELTMEVRALKTEVKELKEENKINLLKLTEEVIAVKLENRGKPSESQSPQFDQLPFYHKKDLDDFEAQLLQKPELLEKFIFVMKCFKWTKKPLDQRYKNISFMQTKE; encoded by the exons ATGAGCTCTATAAATAATTATGGATATGAACCTAACAGCAGCCAAATAATAT ATCAAAATCTAGACAGCACAGACCAACAGtctcttaaaaatttaatagcGGAGTTGACGATGGAAGTGCGGGCTTTAAAGACAGAAGTGAAGGagctaaaggaagaaaacaaaataaatttgttgaagcTGACAGAGGAAGTTATTGCGGTCAAATTGGAAAACAGGGGAAAACCCTCAGAAAGTCAAAGCCCACAATTCGACCAACTACCATTTTACCATAAGAAGGATCTTGACGATTTCGAAGCACAGCTTTTACAAAAGCCAGAGTTGTTGgagaaattt ATATTTGTCATGAAATGTTTCAAGTGGACGAAAAAGCCGTTAGATCAACGCTACAAAAACATTTCGTTTATGCAAACGAAAGAGTAA